A window of Sodalis praecaptivus genomic DNA:
TTCCCCCAGAGGACTTCTCTACCATGATTTGACCGGCATGGGAATGACCTTGCGTGGGCGGAAGGGCAAAATGAACCCGAGGAAGCGCTAAACGGCAAGTCAGACCGGGGCAACGGCGATTTTGGACAGGGAAACGGTAACGGGAGGGAAATAGCGCGGCAACGGAAAGAGGGGAGCGAGATAACGAACCTGTTGAACGGCACCAGGCGTTGCGCCCGTGACGCCAGGGCCGGCGGCGATGTGCCGGCCCTGGATAAAAGCTTAGCGCTTCAGCGCTTCGCTCAACTCGTCACGCATGGTCGAAAGCATGGCTTTCACGACGCGGGGATTACCTGCGACAATATTGCCGGAAAGCAGGTGATTATGGCCACCGGTAAAATCGGTGACCAGACCGCCCGCCTCGCGCACCAGCAATTCACCGCCGGCAAAGTCCCAGGGCTTCAGGCCGATTTCAAAAAAACCGTCCACGCGGCCGGCGGCCACATAGGCAAGATCCAGCGCCGCGGAGCCGGTGCGGCGGAAATCCGCGCACTGTACGAACAGTTTGCTTACCAAGGCGATATAGCTGTTGGCATGCTGTTTCTGCTTGAAAGGAAAACCGGTGGCCAAAATGGTGCCGTCCAGATCGCGTGCGCTACCGCCGCGCAGGCGATAGCCGTTCAACTGAGCGCCCTGGCCGCGGGAGGCGGTGAACAGCTCATTGCGCATCGGATCGTAGACCACGGCCACTTCCGTGCGGCCTTTAATGCGCACGGCAATGGAAACGGCAAAGTGGGGGAAACGCTTGATAAAGTTGGTGGTACCATCCAGTGGGTCGATAATCCATTGTACGTCGGTGTCTTCGCCGGCCAGCTCGCCGCTCTCTTCGCCGATAATGGCGTGCTGCGGGTAGGACTTGCGGATAACTTCAACAATCAAACGTTCCGCTTCGCGGTCAACGTTAGTGACAAAGTCGTTGTCGCCTTTCTGGCTGGCTTCGACGGCATCAGGGGTTTCGTAATGTTTGGCAATTAAATTACCCGCCTTTCGCGCAGCGCGAATGGCGATGTTGAGCATCGGATGCATGGATATCGTCCACTAAGATGTTAAAGAACTAAAACGGCGCGGAGTATAGCAGAGCGTCAGCAAAAAACCTACGGCTATGCTACCCTATCGCCCACATTTCCTCTGACTTGTAAGATTATGCTGCACAATATCCGCATCGTACTGGTTGAAACGTCTCATACCGGCAATATTGGCTCTACCGCCCGCGCGATGAAAACCATGGGGTTAAACAACCTCTACTTGGTCAATCCTCTGCATAAGCCCGATTCACAGGCCATCGCCTTATCCGCCGGCGCCAGTGACATTATCGGCAATGCTACCCTGGTTGACCATCTCGACCAGGCGCTGGCCGGCTGTAGCCTGGTGGTGGGAACCAGCGCCCGTTCCCGTACGCTCCCCTGGCCGATGCTGGAGCCGCGTGAGTGCGGCGTGAAAAGCGTGCAGGAGGCGGCGCAGGCCCCGGTAGCGCTCTTGTTTGGCCGTGAGCGCGTTGGCCTGACCAATGACGAATTGCAAAAATGCCATTTCCATGTCCAGATCCCGGCCAATCCGGAGTACAGCTCCCTCAACTTGGCGATGGCGGTGCAGATTTTGGCGTATGAAGTCCGCGTCGCCTGGCTGGAAAGTCAGCGC
This region includes:
- the suhB gene encoding inositol-1-monophosphatase, with the protein product MHPMLNIAIRAARKAGNLIAKHYETPDAVEASQKGDNDFVTNVDREAERLIVEVIRKSYPQHAIIGEESGELAGEDTDVQWIIDPLDGTTNFIKRFPHFAVSIAVRIKGRTEVAVVYDPMRNELFTASRGQGAQLNGYRLRGGSARDLDGTILATGFPFKQKQHANSYIALVSKLFVQCADFRRTGSAALDLAYVAAGRVDGFFEIGLKPWDFAGGELLVREAGGLVTDFTGGHNHLLSGNIVAGNPRVVKAMLSTMRDELSEALKR
- the trmJ gene encoding tRNA (cytosine(32)/uridine(32)-2'-O)-methyltransferase TrmJ — encoded protein: MLHNIRIVLVETSHTGNIGSTARAMKTMGLNNLYLVNPLHKPDSQAIALSAGASDIIGNATLVDHLDQALAGCSLVVGTSARSRTLPWPMLEPRECGVKSVQEAAQAPVALLFGRERVGLTNDELQKCHFHVQIPANPEYSSLNLAMAVQILAYEVRVAWLESQRQDATAPDASVYPLAEDLERFYQHLEHVLSTTGFIRRAHPGRVMNKLRRLFNRARPESQELNILRGMLTSIEHPQTPQTPPADDGDARPEE